The stretch of DNA TGAGAAGGTTTTGAGCTCAGAATCTGATAGAAGTGGGGCTGTATTGAATTATAGGGTTGAGGCTGTTAAGGGTGGATTGGACTATAAATTCGATAACTTTAGATTGGCTAGGAGGGTTGCTGATGAAATTCATAAACGTTTGGGTGCTTTAATTAAGGAGAGTCATAAGGTTATTGGTTTTGATGGTTCTAAAGGCTCTAGGATATCCAGATTATCCATATCCGTTAGGCTTCCAAGTTTCTCCATTGGTGATATCATCAGCCTTAATGGTAGAATTGCCAGATATGAAGGGTTTAGTGGTGGTAAATTCTTGTATTATGATTTGGAGTCTGGTGGTAGGGGGTCTGTGAATTATAGGGATGCTTGGCATGGGGATGTTAGCATTGAGGTTGTATGTCGATCCCATGAGTTGTATTCAGGTTTCGTTAACTCCATTACCGATGATGGTATTGAAATCATAGATTCCTCTGGTAGGGTTTATAGGGCTTTAAAGCCATCAGCTTTCGATGTTGAAGTTGGAAGTCACGTTAAATTCATGGTTTTTAATGGTAAAATCATTATAGTATCAAGGGGGAAGTAAACCTATTAAACGCTAACCTTTTATTTAAGCCATAAACATCTATTATGTGATACCCATGGATAGGGATGCTAGTAATTCCAGTGAATCAAAGGTTAGACCCCTTGGTGAAGGGGAAATTCTAGGCGTCATAATAAACTTTCTAGGTTTCGATAGGGCTAGAGTTAAATGTGCTGATGGAAACATTAGGATATGCAGGATTCCAGGTAGATTCCGTAAGAGAATGTGGTTTAGGGAGGGTGATATTGTGGTGGTTGTGCCATGGGATTTCCAACCTGAATCCCGCGGGGATATAGTTTGGATGTACACTAAGAGTGATATTGAGAAGCTTAAAGCTGAAGGTCTACTGCCAAAGGATTTTGACATTGAATCCCTCCTAAAGTCTTAAGTTTGCATGGTTTTGTTTATGAGTTGGGATATTGATCGTGTTAGAGATGAGCTTCATAAGATAGATTATAGGAGGAAGAAGATCAAAGATTCAGATATGTTTGAAACTGTTGAGGAGGTTTTCGATTACTCCACATTAATGATACTATATGACCTTTTTAATAGGGGGGTTTTAAGCGTCATGTATGGTGTTGTCAACTCTGGTAAGGAGGCTAGAGTCTATTGGGCTAAGGATAGAAGTGGATTGGATCTCGCAGTCAAGATATACTTGACATCCACTTCAGAGTTTAGGAGGGGGATGATGACGTACATTGTGGGGGACCCTAGATTCAAAGTTACAAGTGGGAAAACTAGGGATATAATATATACTTGGGCTAGGAAGGAGTATTCAAATCTAGTTAAGGCTTATAATGTTGGCGTTAGGGTTCCGAAACCCATAACCGTTAAAGGCAATGTTCTTGTAATGGAGTTTATAGGTGTTAATGGTGTCCCTGCACCCTTACTTAAAGATTACACTCCCACAGATATTGATGCATTCTTCAATGTCTTAATGGATTATGTTTCCAAGCTGTATTGTAAGGCTAGACTTGTACATGGGGATTTAAGTGAATACAATGTTATGGTTTTCAATGAATCTCCAGTTCTCATAGATTTTGGGCAGGCTGTGGATTTAGCTCACCCCCTAGCTGAAGAGTTATTAGTTAGGGACGTAAAGAATTTATTGAACTTCTTTTCCCGTATGGGTGTTGAAACCCCAGATTTGGAGGAGGCTTTACAATGGGTGAAGGGGGGAGGAGGGTAATTAGAGAGTACGTGTCTGTACCCCCAGATAGGATTGGTGTAGTTATTGGGGATAGGGGGGCCATCAAATCCCGCATAGAAGAGAGTACTGGGGTAGCATTAACTGTGGATTCATCTTCAAGCTCCGTTATGCTTGAAATAGATCCAGATAAAACTCCATACGAGAATATGATGAAAGCTAAGAACATCATTACAGCCATCGGTTATGGCTTTAGCCCTGAGAAGGCTTTTAAGCTTCTTGAAGATGACGTAATTTTAGACGTTATTGATTTAACCCTATATGTTGGTACATCTAAGAATCATTTGACCAGAATTAAGGGTAGGATTATTGGTGAGAATGGGAAGACTAGGAAGATAATTGAAGAATATACTGGCACGTTTGTATCCGTATATTCCAATTACGTTGCAATAATAGGTACATATGAGAATGTTAGTGTTGCTAGGAGGGCTGTGGAGATGCTTGCTTCAGGTAAACCTCATAATGCCGTTTACTCCTTCCTTGATAGGGAGAAGAGGAGGCTTAAGAAGCTGGAATTTGAATTGTGGGAGAAGAGGAAGTTTTGATAATTTAGAAACCTATTTTAATACACTATTTACACCAAATATTTTATTGGGAGCTGGATGTCTAAGGATGTTAGGGAAGTTTATGAGGCTATAAGTCCAGCTGACTTCTTCTATCGTAATAGGGAGATTGCTGGTTTCGATAATCCTGTTAGAGCCACATACACCATTGTCCGCGAACTTGTGGAAAACTCATTGGATGCTTGTGAAACTCATGGGATTTTACCATCAGTTTATGTCAGTTTAACTGAGACTGGTAGAGCTGGTGTATATAGGATTAGGGTTGAGGATAATGGTTGTGGAGTGCCAAAGGAGTATATTCCCTCAGCATTTGGGCAGGTGCTTTTTGGGTCTAAGTATGTTTTGAGGCAGACTAGGGGGATGTTTGGTTTGGGTGGCAAGATGGCTATACTTTATGGTCAGATTACCACGCATAGTTCCGTTAAAATTATTAGTGGGACTGGTGGTCCAGTGAAGTATCAATGTGAATTGATGATTGATATTCAATCCAATAAGCCCATACTCCTTCGTGGAGGCATTAAAACTTTGCCAAACCCACTTTACTGGCATGGAACTATAGTTGAATTTGAATTTGAAGGTGATTATTCTAGGTCTAAGAGTAGAATACTCGAATACTTTAGGCAAACTGCCATAATACTCCCATATGCAAATATATCCTTCATAACCCCAGAGGGCGTTTACTATAGGTTTTTAAGGGTTACTGATAAGCTCCCTAAGATTCCCAAGGAGATTCTGCCTCACCCTAAGGGTGTTGATGTGGAGTTGGTTAAGAGGCTTATAAAGAGGACTAGGAGTGATAAGATGGTGGACTTCATATCCTACAATTTCCATAGGGTTGGTAAGAAAACTGCTCTTGACTTGTTGAAGCATGCAAAGATAGATCCAAATAAAGATCCTAGGGAGCTCACTTCAGATGAAATTGTTAAGCTTGTTAATGCCATGAAGCGTTATGATAACTTTCTCCCTCCAGATGCATCTTGCCTCTCCCCCATAGGCCCTGAATTATTGGTTAAGGGTATTGAGAAGGAGCTTAAACCTGAATTTGTATATGCTGTTCAACGTAAGCCTTCATCATATTCCGGTCATCCATTCATAGTTGAAGCTGCAATAGCTTATGGTGGGGGTATTCAGCCTCCTAAGCCTGGTGAAATAAACCTGTATAGGTATGCCAATAAAATTCCATTGCTTTATGATGCTGCAAGCGATGTTTCATTCAAGGTTATTAAATCCATAAAGTGGAATAGGT from Candidatus Methanomethylicota archaeon encodes:
- a CDS encoding 60S ribosomal export protein NMD3 encodes the protein MVYGDLLTRFCSICGKLESPEMPLVDNLCWDCYKARNRMIIVPKDLTMEFCGVCGSYKLHGKWVKPRGVEDPKLSSAMEFVEEYVKLRGSGSLKALEARSIGGGKVSVLVRAHGTVDSRIPVYDEELWVDVNVKNVVCPRCTRVASGYFSSIVQVRAHDRPLTQHELSIVNEIVEKVLSSESDRSGAVLNYRVEAVKGGLDYKFDNFRLARRVADEIHKRLGALIKESHKVIGFDGSKGSRISRLSISVRLPSFSIGDIISLNGRIARYEGFSGGKFLYYDLESGGRGSVNYRDAWHGDVSIEVVCRSHELYSGFVNSITDDGIEIIDSSGRVYRALKPSAFDVEVGSHVKFMVFNGKIIIVSRGK
- a CDS encoding translation initiation factor aIF-1A → MDRDASNSSESKVRPLGEGEILGVIINFLGFDRARVKCADGNIRICRIPGRFRKRMWFREGDIVVVVPWDFQPESRGDIVWMYTKSDIEKLKAEGLLPKDFDIESLLKS
- a CDS encoding serine protein kinase RIO, with the protein product MSWDIDRVRDELHKIDYRRKKIKDSDMFETVEEVFDYSTLMILYDLFNRGVLSVMYGVVNSGKEARVYWAKDRSGLDLAVKIYLTSTSEFRRGMMTYIVGDPRFKVTSGKTRDIIYTWARKEYSNLVKAYNVGVRVPKPITVKGNVLVMEFIGVNGVPAPLLKDYTPTDIDAFFNVLMDYVSKLYCKARLVHGDLSEYNVMVFNESPVLIDFGQAVDLAHPLAEELLVRDVKNLLNFFSRMGVETPDLEEALQWVKGGGG
- a CDS encoding KH domain-containing protein, encoding MGEGGRRVIREYVSVPPDRIGVVIGDRGAIKSRIEESTGVALTVDSSSSSVMLEIDPDKTPYENMMKAKNIITAIGYGFSPEKAFKLLEDDVILDVIDLTLYVGTSKNHLTRIKGRIIGENGKTRKIIEEYTGTFVSVYSNYVAIIGTYENVSVARRAVEMLASGKPHNAVYSFLDREKRRLKKLEFELWEKRKF
- a CDS encoding DNA topoisomerase VI subunit B → MSKDVREVYEAISPADFFYRNREIAGFDNPVRATYTIVRELVENSLDACETHGILPSVYVSLTETGRAGVYRIRVEDNGCGVPKEYIPSAFGQVLFGSKYVLRQTRGMFGLGGKMAILYGQITTHSSVKIISGTGGPVKYQCELMIDIQSNKPILLRGGIKTLPNPLYWHGTIVEFEFEGDYSRSKSRILEYFRQTAIILPYANISFITPEGVYYRFLRVTDKLPKIPKEILPHPKGVDVELVKRLIKRTRSDKMVDFISYNFHRVGKKTALDLLKHAKIDPNKDPRELTSDEIVKLVNAMKRYDNFLPPDASCLSPIGPELLVKGIEKELKPEFVYAVQRKPSSYSGHPFIVEAAIAYGGGIQPPKPGEINLYRYANKIPLLYDAASDVSFKVIKSIKWNRYRIDPEMPIAFFVHIVSTKVPYKTVGKEFIADIPEVAYEIEWALKTCARKLKSYLINKVRRIAIERRINVMEKYLPKIAQFSSELAGKNPSSINVEKIIGRLKR